A DNA window from Methylobacterium sp. NMS14P contains the following coding sequences:
- the leuC gene encoding 3-isopropylmalate dehydratase large subunit: MTSPRTLYDKIWDDHVVDVQPDGSSLLYIDRHLVHEVTSPQAFEGLRVAGRKVRHPEKTLAVVDHNVQTSDRSQGIEDPESRTQLEALAENVRDFGIEFYDALDRRQGIVHIIGPEQGFTLPGQTIVCGDSHTSTHGAFGALAHGIGTSEVEHVLATQTLVQRKARNMRVSVDGTLPPGVTAKDIILAIIGEIGTAGGTGHVIEYAGEAIRALSMEGRMTICNMSIEGGARAGMVAPDATTFAYVKDRPKAPKGAAYDAARRYWESLVTDEGAYFDREVRLDAANLPPIVSWGTSPEDVISIQGRIPDPSEIADENKRQSKEKALAYMGLTPGTRITDITLDRIFIGSCTNGRIEDLREVARVVGDRKVHDGVSAMIVPGSGLVKAQAEAEGLDKILKAAGFDWREPGCSMCLGMNPDKLRPGERCASTSNRNFEGRQGPRGRTHLVSPAMAAAAAVAGHFVDIREWPQG, from the coding sequence ATGACCAGCCCGCGCACCCTCTACGACAAGATCTGGGACGACCACGTCGTCGATGTCCAGCCGGACGGCTCCAGCCTCCTCTACATCGACCGGCACCTCGTCCACGAAGTGACGAGCCCGCAGGCGTTCGAGGGTCTCCGCGTGGCCGGCCGCAAGGTGCGCCACCCGGAGAAGACGCTCGCCGTCGTCGACCACAACGTCCAGACCTCGGACCGCTCGCAGGGCATCGAGGATCCGGAGAGCCGCACGCAGCTCGAGGCGCTCGCCGAGAACGTGCGCGACTTCGGCATCGAGTTCTACGACGCCCTCGACCGGCGCCAGGGCATCGTCCACATCATCGGCCCCGAGCAGGGCTTCACGCTGCCCGGCCAGACGATCGTGTGCGGCGATTCGCACACCTCGACGCACGGCGCCTTCGGGGCGCTGGCCCACGGCATCGGAACCTCTGAGGTGGAGCACGTGCTCGCCACCCAGACGCTGGTGCAGCGCAAGGCCCGGAACATGCGCGTCTCCGTCGACGGCACGCTGCCGCCCGGCGTGACCGCGAAGGACATCATCCTGGCGATCATCGGCGAGATCGGGACCGCCGGCGGCACCGGCCACGTCATCGAGTATGCCGGCGAGGCGATCCGCGCGCTCTCAATGGAGGGCCGGATGACGATCTGCAACATGTCGATCGAGGGCGGTGCCCGCGCCGGCATGGTCGCCCCCGACGCGACGACCTTCGCCTACGTGAAGGACCGCCCGAAGGCGCCGAAGGGCGCGGCCTACGACGCGGCCCGCCGCTACTGGGAGAGCCTCGTCACCGATGAAGGCGCCTACTTCGACCGCGAGGTGCGCCTCGACGCCGCCAACCTGCCGCCGATCGTCAGCTGGGGTACGAGTCCCGAGGATGTGATCTCGATCCAGGGCCGCATCCCGGACCCGTCCGAGATCGCCGACGAGAACAAGCGGCAGTCGAAGGAGAAGGCGCTCGCCTATATGGGCCTGACTCCGGGGACCCGGATCACCGACATCACCCTGGACCGGATCTTCATCGGCTCCTGCACCAACGGCCGCATCGAGGACCTGCGCGAGGTCGCCCGGGTCGTCGGGGACCGGAAGGTCCACGACGGCGTCTCGGCGATGATCGTGCCGGGCTCCGGCCTCGTGAAGGCGCAGGCGGAGGCCGAGGGTCTCGACAAGATCCTGAAGGCGGCGGGCTTCGACTGGCGCGAGCCGGGCTGCTCGATGTGCCTCGGCATGAACCCGGACAAGCTGCGTCCGGGCGAGCGCTGCGCGTCGACGTCGAACCGCAACTTCGAGGGCCGCCAGGGTCCGCGCGGGCGCACGCACCTCGTGTCCCCGGCCATGGCGGCCGCCGCGGCGGTGGCCGGACACTTCGTCGACATCCGGGAGTGGCCGCAGGGCTGA
- a CDS encoding GFA family protein, which translates to MTSEPTVQEGGCRCGRVRFRISAKALITSACHCTGCQRMTASAFSLSTFYPTNGFEVTMGEPAIGGLHGALRHFFCPHCMSWMFTRPPAMDEMVNVRSTLLDDVRSYHPFIETYTSERLPWARTPAVHSFERFPVPEQFPALLAEFASRSD; encoded by the coding sequence ATGACGAGCGAACCGACCGTTCAGGAAGGAGGGTGCCGGTGCGGTCGGGTTCGCTTCCGGATCAGCGCCAAGGCCCTGATCACGAGCGCCTGCCATTGCACCGGCTGCCAACGCATGACCGCCAGCGCCTTCTCGCTCAGCACGTTCTATCCCACGAACGGCTTCGAGGTGACGATGGGCGAGCCCGCCATCGGCGGCCTCCACGGGGCGCTGCGCCACTTCTTCTGCCCACACTGCATGAGTTGGATGTTCACCCGCCCGCCGGCAATGGACGAGATGGTCAACGTGCGCTCGACGCTGCTGGACGACGTACGCTCCTATCATCCCTTCATCGAGACCTACACGAGCGAGAGGCTGCCTTGGGCGCGGACGCCCGCCGTTCATAGCTTCGAGAGGTTTCCGGTCCCGGAGCAATTCCCGGCGTTGCTCGCGGAATTCGCGAGCCGAAGCGACTGA